In a single window of the Oscarella lobularis chromosome 2, ooOscLobu1.1, whole genome shotgun sequence genome:
- the LOC136183815 gene encoding fibropellin-1-like — translation MLSRFLFFASAALIAVTWATNRSPGFPCFGAPVVRNRYSSKWQQCSAREACPSGSWCHRSPFTYWPSVCCPGCKSPEGEVVPVGARYSRGPCVSCQCGYDNKAKKVREICSTVSCLRPVCNTALVTPPGQCCPICPKACTPNPCENEGKCLVNPRDPKQFTCQCVDGFKGRKCEINIDECASNPCLNDGMCADGVNGFMCECEDGFMGDFCETDIDECESDPCLNGATCVDKRNAFECQCADGFEGETCEINIDDCADEPCENGGTCVDQVDSFVCKCALGFEGDECEIDIDDCADEPCQNGGACVDQVNDFMCNCADGYEGETCEIDIDECESDPCQNGATCIDQENGFECQCADGYEGDLCEIDIDECDAEPCQNNGVCTDLVNGFECDCADGYEGDMCEIDIDECASDPCQNDGTCIDQVAGFECECADGYEGDVCEIDIDECESDPCLNGATCVDQVNGFECQCADGYEGETCDVDIDECASDPCENDGVCKDEVNGFVCDCQDGFEGDQCEINIDECASRPCQNGANCVDLVNAFECECEDGFTGDLCEVDIDDCADEPCQNGGTCVDQVNGFVCMCEDGFEGDVCQTDIDECDSDPCLNGGQCFDEVNGFRCECAPGYEGDVCEEDIDECASDPCLNDGTCVDRIASFECRCRRGFAGDLCEEEIDECESIPCQNGAKCVDQEGRFECRCLPGYQGDLCEENINECASRPCQNGGTCVDLINGFTCKCRDGFQGDLCEEEVDPCRPNPCKNGGTCQNKNGVAVCKCKPYFTGKFCENNDPCSNIRCGQYEVCRVFQSRPYCTGTCDGNGNGKCNAYQRCQLRPAKCDYFPCKQVAVCY, via the exons ATGctctctcgttttctcttctttgcttCGGCGGCTCTCATCGCCGTCACTTGGGCTACAAACAGAA GCCCTGGATTTCCTTGTTTTGGGGCTCCCGTTGTTCGTAATCGGTACAGTTCAAAGTGGCAACAGTGTTCGGCTCGCGAAGCGTGTCCCTCTGGATCGTGGTGTCATCGCAGTCCTTTCACTTATTGGCCCAGTGTGTGCTGTCCAG GATGCAAATCGCCCGAAGGTGAAGTCGTTCCCGTTGGAGCTCGATATTCCAGGGGTCCCTGTGTCTCATGCCAATGTGGCTATGATAATAAGGCAAAGAAAGTCCGCGAAATCTGTTCGACTGTTTCCTGTCTGCGTCCTGTTTGCAACACGGCTCTCGTCACTCCGCCTGGACAATGTTGTCCTATCTGCCCCAAGG ccTGCACTCCCAACCCGTGTGAAAACGAGGGAAAATGTCTCGTCAATCCCCGAGATCCCAAGCAATTCACGTGTCAGTGTGTCGATGGATTTAAAGGAAGAAAGTGCGAGATCA atattgacgaatgcgcgaGCAATCCGTGCTTGAACGACGGAATGTGCGCTGACGGAGTCAACGGATTCATGTGCGAATGCGAAGACGGTTTCATGGGAGATTTTTGCGAGacagacattgacgaatgcgagaGCGATCCGTGCTTGAATGGAGCCACGTGCGTCGACAAGCGAAACGCATTCGAGTGCCAATGCGCCGACGGTTTCGAAGGGGAGACGTGCGAAATAA ATATTGATGATTGTGCTGATGAGCCGTGTGAAAACGGTGGCACTTGCGTCGATCAGGTCGATTCTTTTGTCTGCAAATGTGCGCTTGGTTTTGAGGGAGACGAATGTGAAATTG ataTTGATGATTGTGCTGATGAGCCATGTCAGAATGGCGGAGCTTGCGTCGATCAGGTAAACGACTTTATGTGCAATTGTGCTGATGGATACGAAGGTGAAACGTGTGAAATTG atattgatgaatgtgAGAGCGATCCTTGTCAGAACGGTGCCACGTGCATCGATCAAGAAAACGGCTTTGAGTGTCAATGTGCCGACGGTTATGAGGGCGATCTCTGTGAAATTG atattgacgagtgTGATGCGGAGCCCTGTCAGAATAACGGCGTTTGCACCGATTTGGTGAACGGATTTGAGTGCGATTGCGCTGACGGTTACGAAGGAGACATGTGCGAAATTG atattgatgaatgtgCCAGTGATCCGTGTCAGAATGATGGCACGTGCATTGACCAAGTCGCCGGCTTTGAATGCGAATGCGCTGACGGTTATGAAGGAGATGTCTGCGAAATCG acattgatgaatgcgaGAGCGATCCGTGTTTGAATGGTGCCACGTGCGTCGATCAGGTCAATGGATTCGAATGCCAATGCGCCGATGGTTACGAAGGAGAGACGTGTGACGTTG atattgatgaatgcgCGAGTGATCCGTGTGAAAACGATGGCGTGTGCAAGGACGAAGTCAACGGCTTTGTGTGCGATTGTCAGGACGGATTTGAAGGCGATCAGTGTGAAATAA acattgatgaatgcgcAAGTCGTCCCTGTCAAAATGGAGCCAATTGCGTCGATCTCGTCAACGCGTTTGAATGCGAATGCGAGGATGGATTTACGGGAGATTTGTGTGAAGTTG ATATTGACGATTGTGCTGATGAACCGTGTCAGAACGGAGGCACGTGCGTTGATCAAGTGAACGGTTTCGTTTGCATGTGTGAAGACGGTTTCGAGGGAGACGTCTGTCAAACAG ATATTGATGAGTGCGATAGTGATCCGTGTTTGAATGGAGGACAATGCTTCGACGAAGTCAACGGTTTCCGATGCGAGTGCGCTCCTGGATACGAAGGAGACGTCTGCGAAGAAG atattgacgaatgcgcttcGGATCCTTGCTTGAATGACGGTACTTGTGTCGATCGTATTGCCTCCTTCGAATGCCGATGTCGCCGAGGATTTGCTGGAGATTTGTGTGAAGAAG aaattgacgaatgcgaatCGATCCCGTGTCAAAATGGTGCCAAGTGCGTCGATCAAGAAGGACGATTTGAATGTCGATGTCTTCCCGGCTATCAGGGAGATTTGTGCGAAGAGA atatTAACGAATGTGCTTCCCGTCCCTGCcaaaacggcggcacgtgcgtcgatCTCATCAACGGTTTTACGTGCAAATGTCGCGATGGTTTCCAAGGTGATCTCTGTGAAGAGG AAGTCGACCCGTGCCGTCCGAATCCGTGTAAGAACGGCGGAACGTGTCAGAACAAGAATGGCGTTGCCGTATGCAAGTGCAAGCCTTATTTCACCGGAAAATTCTGCGAAAACAATG ATCCGTGCTCGAATATTCGATGTGGTCAATACGAAGTGTGCAGAGTTTTCCAAAGCAGACCGTACTGCACTGGAACGTGCGACGGAAATGGAAATGGAAAATGCAATGCCTATCAGCGATGTCAACTTCGTCCGGCCAAATGCGACTACTTTCCTTGCAAGCAAGTCGCCGTCTGCTATTGA